A genomic segment from Malus domestica chromosome 05, GDT2T_hap1 encodes:
- the LOC103434843 gene encoding transcription elongation factor 1 homolog, translated as MGKRKSSAKPPPKKRNDKLDTVFSCPFCSHGTSVECRIDMKNLIGEASCRICQESFSTTITALSEPIDVYSEWIDECERVNNVEDDGDA; from the exons ATGGGGAAGAGGAAGTCATCAGCCAAACCGCCTCCTAAGAAGCGGAATGACAAGCTTGATACCGTCTTCAGCTGTCCCTTCTGCAGCCATGGCACCAGTGTTGAATGCCGCAT TGACATGAAGAACTTGATTGGGGAAGCTTCTTGTAGAATATGCCAAGAAAGCTTCAGCACCACCATCACAG CTTTATCTGAACCAATAGACGT CTACAGCGAATGGATTGATGAATGCGAGCGGGTTAACAATGTCGAAGATGATGGTGACGCTTAG
- the LOC103434844 gene encoding uncharacterized protein isoform X1 gives MASIQSIFLHAPLFALRPRHLSPITLEPPRNVHFTLARSSNRKAVPVTEQEVLQAVSESDEKVLPGVRTYENDAARLALVGAVEFEQALTAAAADGGQAADEHISSGMPAMVVETLFPGHPGPRSTVSTRLFLPARKVKEKAGKLRRSITDDMLSTTTSRNILSMTFRQVVLHLLWNFELVVFKSGTERDMEDLENPREQVPASFALSSSDERIISVLAEVVCSSALQSTEKQFLEDYVGKTSSNLLRWFRKPRRTVSEDSSVVIYKLFEDEIVENAKSLLDLFNSTKGSFKPVKTKSKNYWWTPTALSKLEKIGGPEFSSWTSEYVPAYRLEIDASQHENVKFEGWRKSEENKCEVLMTHSQMVGLADLIDMYYEDPYTMPDKQLSCGVVANSANLSNKKTGSFLLRMLPITIGSGIFLITISALCQRGFPYANKGGKYSREHISIPSSEVGSAQYQSVDAVKLEAFCISVVRKIKDALGWPGEIMMETDVGAWTGKVPNYLRMVGDDCSNNEAMSTISSSEKIDEDLKASAQDIASYQVVLSTDGEIVGFQPLSSVAVNHWAANPLAKELYRGRKLSPGLTEPGLKVQRPNEVALIELLMSVKPDGCFALARPVR, from the exons ATGGCGTCCATTCAATCCATCTTTCTCCACGCTCCACTCTTTGCCCTGAGGCCCCGCCACCTCTCACCTATAACCCTCGAACCCCCTCGAAATGTCCATTTTACCCTTGCCCGCTCTTCCAATCGGAAAGCCGTCCCAGTCACAGAGCAGGAGGTCCTCCAAGCCGTGTCCGAGTCCGACGAGAAAGTCCTCCCCGGCGTGAGAACGTACGAGAACGACGCCGCTCGGCTCGCTTTAGTCGGCGCTGTCGAATTCGAGCAGGCTCTCACGGCGGCTGCGGCCGACGGAGGACAAGCTGCCGACGAGCACATCAGCTCGGGGATGCCCGCTATGGTTGTGGAGACCTTATTCCCGGGTCATCCGGGCCCCCGCAGCACAGTCTCGACCCGACTG TTTCTGCCTGCTAGGAAAGTTAAAGAGAAAGCCGGCAAACTGAGAAGGTCCATCACCGATGATATGCTGTCAACCACTACGTCGAGAAACATTCTTTCGATGACATTTAGGCAAGTAGTGCTACACCTGCTGTGGAACTTTGAGCTGGTTGTCTTTAAATCGGGAACGGAAAGGGATATGGAGGatctcgagaacccaagagag CAGGTCCCTGCATCTTTCGCCCTTAGTTCATCGGATGAACGGATTATCTCTGTGCTTGCCGAAGTTGTGTGCAGCTCTGCTCTTCAAAGCACTGAAAAACAATTTCTTGAAGATTACGTAGGCAAAACTTCGAGTAATCTTCTCCGCTGGTTCCGAAAGCCTAGAAGGACCGTGTCAGAAGATTCCTCAGTTGTCATATACAAATTATTTGAAGATGAGATAGTTGAAAATGCTAAGAGTTTGCTGGACCTTTTTAATTCAACAAAGGGAAGTTTTAAGCCcgtaaaaacaaaatcaaagaacTATTGGTGGACACCAACTGCACTCTCTAAATTGGAAAAGATTGGTGGTCCTGAGTTTAGTTCATGGACTAGCGAGTATGTTCCTGCTTATAGGCTAGAAATTGATGCTAGTCAACATGAGAATGTGAAATTTGAAGGCTGGAGAAAATCTGAGGAGAATAAATGTGAAGTTCTCATGACACACTCCCAAATG GTTGGATTGGCGGACCTAATAGATATGTATTACGAAGATCCTTACACAATGCCGGATAAACAGCTATCATGTGGTGTTGTTGCCAATTCTGCTAATTTGtctaataagaag ACGGGCTCTTTCTTGTTAAGAATGCTACCTATCACCATTGGGAGTGGAATTTTTCTTATAACAATTAGTGCTCTTTGTCAACGTGGTTTTCCTTACGCAAATAAAGGTGGAAAGTACTCTAGAGAACACATTTCAATTCCATCATCTGAAGTTGGTAGTGCACAATACCAGTCGGTGGATGCTGTGAAG TTGGAAGCATTTTGCATATCGGTTGTCAGAAAGATAAAGGATGCCCTGGGTTGGCCGGGTGAGATCATGATGGAAACAGATGTGGGTGCTTGGACTGGTAAAGTACCAAATTATTTGAGGATGGTAGGTGATGATTGTTCCAACAACGAAGCAATGTCAACTATTTCTTCTTCTGAGAAAATTGATGAAGACTTGAAAGCATCAGCACAAGATATTGCAAGTTATCAG GTGGTTCTGTCAACTGATGGTGAGATAGTCGGGTTCCAACCTTTAAGCAGTGTGGCTGTTAACCATTGGGCTGCCAATCCCTTGGCAAAAGAGTTATACAGGGGGCGAAAGCTTTCACCTG GTTTAACTGAACCCGGTCTTAAGGTCCAGCGTCCGAACGAGGTCGCCCTCATAGAGTTGTTAATGTCAGTAAAACCAGATGGCTGCTTTGCTTTGGCCAGGCCAGTTCGATAA
- the LOC103434847 gene encoding ras-related protein RABA1f-like: MGAYRADDDYDYLFKVVLIGDSGVGKSNLLARFTKNEFSLESKSTIGVEFATRSIRVDDKVVKAQIWDTAGQERYRAITSAYYRGAVGALLVYDVTRHVTFENVERWLKELRDHTDANIVIMLVGNKGDLRHLRAVSTDDAKAFAERENTFFMETSALESMNVENAFTEVLTQIHRVVSRKDLDIGDDPAALPKGQTINVGGKDDVSAVKQDGCCST; the protein is encoded by the exons ATGGGGGCGTACAGAGCCGACGACGATTACGATTACTTGTTCAAGGTGGTGTTGATCGGCGACTCGGGCGTCGGAAAATCGAACCTTTTGGCGCGGTTCACGAAGAACGAGTTCAGCCTCGAATCCAAGTCCACCATTGGCGTCGAGTTCGCCACCAGAAGCATTCGGGTCGATGATAAGGTCGTCAAGGCCCAGATTTGGGACACCGCCGGCCAGGAAAG GTATCGTGCGATCACAAGCGCATACTATCGAGGTGCCGTTGGGGCCTTGCTTGTCTATGACGTTACTCGTCATGTTACGTTTGAAAATGTGGAAAGATGGTTGAAGGAGCTTCGCGATCACACAGATGCCAACATTGTGATCATGCTGGTGGGAAACAAGGGAGATCTGCGTCACCTGCGAGCCGTTTCCACCGATGATGCTAAGGCGTTTGCCGAACGAGAGAACACCTTTTTCATGGAAACTTCTGCCCTCGAGTCCATGAATGTCGAAAATGCTTTCACCGAAGTGCTGACCCAAATCCATCGTGTTGTGAGCAGGAAGGACCTTGACATCGGGGATGACCCAGCAGCCTTGCCCAAGGGACAGACGATCAATGTTGGGGGCAAGGATGACGTATCAGCTGTGAAGCAAGACGGGTGTTGTTCTACGTAA
- the LOC103435087 gene encoding cyanidin 3-O-galactoside 2''-O-xylosyltransferase FGGT1-like translates to MGAKKLHIAMYPWFAMGHLTSFLHISNKLAERGHRISFFIPVKTLQKLEAFNLYPDRIAFIPINVPHVPGLPPGTETTADVPFPLHSLLMTAMDLTRPEIGQALRELKPDFVFFDFTQWMPELLHELDMGTKSIHYCTISPATVLYLSTPERNLMEKQPTVADLMLPPPSFPASSITLRTHEARGLVDVMLKEFGRGVTFMQRQFRSFSGCDAIAFKTCREIEGPYCDYIGTQLRKPVFLAGPVVPETPTKELDEKWSKWLERFEAKSMIYCAFGSECILKIDQFQELLFGFEITGLPFFAALKPPMGAESIESALPEGFAERTRERGVVYGGWVQQPLFLRHPSVGCFVTHCGSGSLSEALVNECQLVLLPNVGDQIINARVMSRDLKVGVEVEKGDLDGLFTKEGVSKAVEAVMEDGGEVAEEVRSNHAKWRDFLCRKELENSYLNSFEQKLHQLLE, encoded by the coding sequence ATGGGGGCCAAGAAACTTCACATTGCCATGTATCCTTGGTTTGCAATGGGGCACCTGACCTCATTCCTCCACATCTCCAACAAATTAGCTGAGAGAGGTCACAGAATCTCCTTCTTTATCCCCGTCAAAACCCTACAAAAGTTGGAGGCTTTTAATCTCTACCCGGATCGCATTGCCTTCATCCCCATCAATGTCCCTCACGTTCCCGGCCTTCCCCCAGGCACCGAAACCACAGCTGACGTTCCTTTCCCTCTTCACTCGCTCCTCATGACCGCCATGGACCTCACCCGGCCTGAAATTGGACAAGCCCTCAGGGAACTCAAGCCCGATTTTGTTTTCTTCGACTTCACACAATGGATGCCGGAGTTGTTACATGAGCTTGATATGGGCACTAAGTCCATACATTACTGCACAATTAGTCCTGCAACAGTCCTGTACCTGTCAACCCCCGAAAGAAATCTGATGGAGAAACAACCAACGGTGGCTGACCTTATGCTGCCTCCGCCATCTTTCCCTGCGTCATCAATTACGCTACGAACGCACGAAGCTCGTGGGCTTGTAGATGTCATGTTGAAGGAATTCGGCCGTGGGGTGACATTCATGCAACGCCAATTTCGTTCTTTTAGTGGATGCGATGCTATTGCTTTCAAAACTTGTAGAGAGATAGAAGGGCCCTATTGCGATTATATCGGAACCCAATTAAGGAAGCCGGTGTTTCTAGCAGGGCCGGTGGTGCCAGAGACCCCAACTAAAGAGTTGGACGAGAAATGGTCAAAATGGCTTGAAAGGTTCGAGGCCAAAAGCATGATTTACTGTGCATTTGGAAGCGAATGCATACTGAAAATTGATCAGTTTCAAGAATTGTTGTTCGGTTTTGAGATCACAGGTTTGCCCTTTTTCGCGGCGCTGAAGCCGCCTATGGGAGCTGAATCGATCGAGTCAGCATTGCCGGAAGGGTTTGCGGAGAGGACACGAGAAAGAGGGGTTGTTTACGGGGGTTGGGTTCAGCAGCCATTGTTTTTAAGGCACCCTTCTGTGGGGTGCTTTGTGACTCATTGCGGCTCAGGGTCTTTGTCCGAGGCGCTAGTGAATGAGTGCCAATTGGTGCTGCTGCCGAATGTGGGTGATCAGATCATCAATGCGCGAGTGATGAGCCGCGATCTGAAGGTGGGAGTGGAAGTGGAGAAAGGCGACTTAGATGGGCTGTTCACAAAGGAGGGTGTTTCCAAGGCAGTGGAAGCTGTGATGGAGGATGGCGGTGAGGTAGCCGAGGAGGTGAGGAGCAACCATGCAAAATGGAGGGACTTTTTATGCCGCAAAGAGCTTGAGAACTCTTATTTGAATAGTTTTGAACAAAAGCTGCATCAACTGCTTGAATGA
- the LOC103434845 gene encoding cyanidin 3-O-galactoside 2''-O-xylosyltransferase FGGT1-like: protein MGDKKLHVAMYPWFAMGHLIAFLHTCNKLAERGHRISFFVPVQTLQKLQAFNLYPDRIAFIPINVPHVDGLPPGTETTTDVPFPLHSLLMTAMDLTRPAVGQALRELKPDFVFFDFTHWMPELLHELDMGIKSIHYCIISPATIGYLSTPERNPTEKLPTAADLMLPPPSFPASSITLRTHEARGLVAVLLKEFGRGMTFMQRQFLSFSGCDAIAFKTCREMEGPYSDYIETQYKKPVILAGSVVPETSTTELDEKWAKWLEGFEAKSMIYCAFGSECILKIDQFQELLLGFELTGLPFFAALKPPMGAESIESALPEGFEERTRGRGVVYGGWVQQPLFLRHPSVGCFVTHCGSGSLSEALVNECQLVLLPNVGDQIINARMMGCDLKVGVEVEKRDLDGLFTKEGVAKAVEAVMEDGGELAEEVRSNHAKWREFFSGQGLGNSYLDSFEQKLHKLLE from the coding sequence ATGGGGGACAAGAAACTTCACGTTGCCATGTATCCTTGGTTTGCAATGGGGCACCTGATCGCATTCCTCCACACCTGCAACAAATTAGCTGAGAGAGGCCACAGAATCTCCTTCTTTGTCCCCGTCCAAACCCTACAAAAGTTACAGGCTTTTAATCTCTACCCGGATCGCATTGCCTTCATCCCCATCAATGTCCCTCACGTTGACGGCCTTCCCCCGGGCACTGAAACCACAACTGACGTTCCTTTCCCCCTGCACTCGCTCCTCATGACCGCCATGGACCTCACCCGGCCTGCAGTTGGACAAGCCCTCAGGGAACTCAAGCccgattttgttttctttgactTCACGCATTGGATGCCGGAGTTGTTACATGAGCTTGATATGGGCATTAAGTCCATACATTACTGCATAATTAGTCCTGCAACTATCGGGTACCTGTCAACCCCCGAAAGAAATCCGACGGAGAAACTGCCAACGGCTGCTGACCTTATGCTGCCTCCGCCATCTTTCCCTGCATCATCGATTACCCTACGAACGCACGAAGCTCGTGGGCTTGTAGCTGTCTTGTTGAAGGAATTCGGCCGTGGAATGACATTCATGCAACGCCAATTTCTTTCTTTTAGTGGATGTGATGCTATTGCTTTCAAAACTTGTAGAGAGATGGAAGGGCCCTATAGCGATTATATCGAAACCCAATATAAGAAGCCGGTGATTCTCGCAGGGTCGGTGGTGCCAGAGACCTCAACTACAGAGTTGGACGAGAAATGGGCAAAATGGCTTGAAGGGTTCGAGGCCAAAAGCATGATTTACTGCGCGTTTGGAAGCGAATGCATTCTGAAAATTGATCAGTTTCAAGAATTGTTGTTGGGCTTTGAGCTCACAGGTTTACCTTTCTTCGCAGCGTTGAAGCCGCCTATGGGAGCTGAATCGATCGAGTCAGCATTGCCGGAAGGGTTTGAGGAGAGGACACGAGGAAGAGGCGTTGTTTACGGGGGTTGGGTTCAGCAGCCATTATTCTTGAGGCACCCTTCTGTGGGGTGCTTTGTGACCCATTGCGGCTCAGGGTCTTTGTCCGAGGCGCTAGTGAATGAGTGCCAACTGGTGCTGCTGCCGAATGTTGGGGATCAGATCATCAATGCGCGAATGATGGGCTGCGATCTGAAGGTTGGAGTGGAAGTGGAGAAACGAGACTTAGACGGGCTGTTCACGAAGGAGGGTGTTGCCAAGGCAGTGGAAGCTGTGATGGAGGATGGCGGTGAGTTAGCCGAGGAGGTGAGGAGCAACCATGCAAAATGGAGGGAATTTTTCTCCGGCCAAGGGCTTGGTAACTCTTATTTGGACAGTTTCGAACAAAAGCTGCATAAACTGCTTGAATGA
- the LOC103434846 gene encoding uncharacterized protein isoform X1, translating to MGRGKFKGKPTGHRQFSTPEDLLAGSSSRPRTFSKREAEHDEVEVDFVASSEEESGDESEGQDEQKKKGIQGIIEIENPNLEKPKTVKARDVDMGRTTELSRREREELEKQRTRERYMRLQEQGKTEQARKDLERLALIREQRAEAAKKREEEKAAKEQKKVEARK from the exons ATGGGAAGGGGGAAGTTCAAGGGCAAGCCCACCGGCCATCGCCAGTTCTCCACTCCCGAAGATCTTC TTGCTGGTAGCTCCAGCCGTCCTCGAACTTTTTCCAAG CGAGAAGCTGAACATGATGAAGTTGAAGTAGATTTTGTAGCAAGCTCCGAAGAGGAGTCCGGAGATGAATCCGAAGGACAAGATGAG cagaagaagaaggggaTCCAAGGGAttattgagattgaaaatcCGAATTTGGAAAAGCCGAAGACTGTGAAAGCTCGAGACGTTGAT ATGGGAAGGACAACTGAACTCTCAAGGCGTGAAAG AGAAGAATTAGAGAAACAGAGGACCCGTGAGAGATATATGAGGTTGCAAGAACAGGGAAAAACTgaacaagcaaggaaagatCTAG AGCGTTTAGCTCTTATACGAGAGCAAAGGGCGGAAGCTGctaaaaagagagaagaagaaaaagctg CCAAAGAACAGAAGAAGGTTGAAGCCCGCAAATGA
- the LOC103434846 gene encoding uncharacterized protein isoform X2, with protein sequence MGRGKFKGKPTGHRQFSTPEDLLAGSSSRPRTFSKREAEHDEVEVDFVASSEEESGDESEGQDEKKKGIQGIIEIENPNLEKPKTVKARDVDMGRTTELSRREREELEKQRTRERYMRLQEQGKTEQARKDLERLALIREQRAEAAKKREEEKAAKEQKKVEARK encoded by the exons ATGGGAAGGGGGAAGTTCAAGGGCAAGCCCACCGGCCATCGCCAGTTCTCCACTCCCGAAGATCTTC TTGCTGGTAGCTCCAGCCGTCCTCGAACTTTTTCCAAG CGAGAAGCTGAACATGATGAAGTTGAAGTAGATTTTGTAGCAAGCTCCGAAGAGGAGTCCGGAGATGAATCCGAAGGACAAGATGAG aagaagaaggggaTCCAAGGGAttattgagattgaaaatcCGAATTTGGAAAAGCCGAAGACTGTGAAAGCTCGAGACGTTGAT ATGGGAAGGACAACTGAACTCTCAAGGCGTGAAAG AGAAGAATTAGAGAAACAGAGGACCCGTGAGAGATATATGAGGTTGCAAGAACAGGGAAAAACTgaacaagcaaggaaagatCTAG AGCGTTTAGCTCTTATACGAGAGCAAAGGGCGGAAGCTGctaaaaagagagaagaagaaaaagctg CCAAAGAACAGAAGAAGGTTGAAGCCCGCAAATGA
- the LOC103434844 gene encoding uncharacterized protein isoform X2, whose product MASIQSIFLHAPLFALRPRHLSPITLEPPRNVHFTLARSSNRKAVPVTEQEVLQAVSESDEKVLPGVRTYENDAARLALVGAVEFEQALTAAAADGGQAADEHISSGMPAMVVETLFPGHPGPRSTVSTRLFLPARKVKEKAGKLRRSITDDMLSTTTSRNILSMTFRQVVLHLLWNFELVVFKSGTERDMEDLENPREVPASFALSSSDERIISVLAEVVCSSALQSTEKQFLEDYVGKTSSNLLRWFRKPRRTVSEDSSVVIYKLFEDEIVENAKSLLDLFNSTKGSFKPVKTKSKNYWWTPTALSKLEKIGGPEFSSWTSEYVPAYRLEIDASQHENVKFEGWRKSEENKCEVLMTHSQMVGLADLIDMYYEDPYTMPDKQLSCGVVANSANLSNKKTGSFLLRMLPITIGSGIFLITISALCQRGFPYANKGGKYSREHISIPSSEVGSAQYQSVDAVKLEAFCISVVRKIKDALGWPGEIMMETDVGAWTGKVPNYLRMVGDDCSNNEAMSTISSSEKIDEDLKASAQDIASYQVVLSTDGEIVGFQPLSSVAVNHWAANPLAKELYRGRKLSPGLTEPGLKVQRPNEVALIELLMSVKPDGCFALARPVR is encoded by the exons ATGGCGTCCATTCAATCCATCTTTCTCCACGCTCCACTCTTTGCCCTGAGGCCCCGCCACCTCTCACCTATAACCCTCGAACCCCCTCGAAATGTCCATTTTACCCTTGCCCGCTCTTCCAATCGGAAAGCCGTCCCAGTCACAGAGCAGGAGGTCCTCCAAGCCGTGTCCGAGTCCGACGAGAAAGTCCTCCCCGGCGTGAGAACGTACGAGAACGACGCCGCTCGGCTCGCTTTAGTCGGCGCTGTCGAATTCGAGCAGGCTCTCACGGCGGCTGCGGCCGACGGAGGACAAGCTGCCGACGAGCACATCAGCTCGGGGATGCCCGCTATGGTTGTGGAGACCTTATTCCCGGGTCATCCGGGCCCCCGCAGCACAGTCTCGACCCGACTG TTTCTGCCTGCTAGGAAAGTTAAAGAGAAAGCCGGCAAACTGAGAAGGTCCATCACCGATGATATGCTGTCAACCACTACGTCGAGAAACATTCTTTCGATGACATTTAGGCAAGTAGTGCTACACCTGCTGTGGAACTTTGAGCTGGTTGTCTTTAAATCGGGAACGGAAAGGGATATGGAGGatctcgagaacccaagagag GTCCCTGCATCTTTCGCCCTTAGTTCATCGGATGAACGGATTATCTCTGTGCTTGCCGAAGTTGTGTGCAGCTCTGCTCTTCAAAGCACTGAAAAACAATTTCTTGAAGATTACGTAGGCAAAACTTCGAGTAATCTTCTCCGCTGGTTCCGAAAGCCTAGAAGGACCGTGTCAGAAGATTCCTCAGTTGTCATATACAAATTATTTGAAGATGAGATAGTTGAAAATGCTAAGAGTTTGCTGGACCTTTTTAATTCAACAAAGGGAAGTTTTAAGCCcgtaaaaacaaaatcaaagaacTATTGGTGGACACCAACTGCACTCTCTAAATTGGAAAAGATTGGTGGTCCTGAGTTTAGTTCATGGACTAGCGAGTATGTTCCTGCTTATAGGCTAGAAATTGATGCTAGTCAACATGAGAATGTGAAATTTGAAGGCTGGAGAAAATCTGAGGAGAATAAATGTGAAGTTCTCATGACACACTCCCAAATG GTTGGATTGGCGGACCTAATAGATATGTATTACGAAGATCCTTACACAATGCCGGATAAACAGCTATCATGTGGTGTTGTTGCCAATTCTGCTAATTTGtctaataagaag ACGGGCTCTTTCTTGTTAAGAATGCTACCTATCACCATTGGGAGTGGAATTTTTCTTATAACAATTAGTGCTCTTTGTCAACGTGGTTTTCCTTACGCAAATAAAGGTGGAAAGTACTCTAGAGAACACATTTCAATTCCATCATCTGAAGTTGGTAGTGCACAATACCAGTCGGTGGATGCTGTGAAG TTGGAAGCATTTTGCATATCGGTTGTCAGAAAGATAAAGGATGCCCTGGGTTGGCCGGGTGAGATCATGATGGAAACAGATGTGGGTGCTTGGACTGGTAAAGTACCAAATTATTTGAGGATGGTAGGTGATGATTGTTCCAACAACGAAGCAATGTCAACTATTTCTTCTTCTGAGAAAATTGATGAAGACTTGAAAGCATCAGCACAAGATATTGCAAGTTATCAG GTGGTTCTGTCAACTGATGGTGAGATAGTCGGGTTCCAACCTTTAAGCAGTGTGGCTGTTAACCATTGGGCTGCCAATCCCTTGGCAAAAGAGTTATACAGGGGGCGAAAGCTTTCACCTG GTTTAACTGAACCCGGTCTTAAGGTCCAGCGTCCGAACGAGGTCGCCCTCATAGAGTTGTTAATGTCAGTAAAACCAGATGGCTGCTTTGCTTTGGCCAGGCCAGTTCGATAA